One genomic region from Rosa rugosa chromosome 1, drRosRugo1.1, whole genome shotgun sequence encodes:
- the LOC133725974 gene encoding AUGMIN subunit 2-like — MSMGSDSTWVGKKPLRRIGGMSDALSIASDLGFSVAAAPTPEELQSWSCSTGEKGDDLIRVLRELTSVQRKIADLQVELQGRKDDKNVSHLTHVSEMEKKCETLSRITTILKDVIQNKDRIIARLQQPYSLDCIPVEAEYQKQFSELLMKAASDYGALTASVADFQWSQTFKEPPSVWGEMLRPIPVALASCTRFFEAMSAMRESFATLQHLRVGHSDTSSPITPAKDSRRVPGVSDCVTPPPWKTEPSFDDLAIKSSRRTDIKHHEAEDESELDGSSHRRLSWPPSVKKAAT; from the exons ATGTCGATGGGGAGTGATAGTACCTGGGTGGGGAAGAAGCCTCTGAGACGAATCGGAGGCATGTCCGATGCTCTCTCTATTGCTTCGGATCTTGGTTTCTCAGTCGCCGCTGCTCCCACTCCG GAAGAGCTTCAGAGCTGGTCGTGTAGTACTGGTGAGAAAGGTGATGACTTGATAAGGGTTCTGAGGGAACTCACCAGTGTGCAAAGGAAAATAGCAGATCTGCAAGTTGAACTTCAAGGGAGAAAA GATGATAAAAATGTATCACATTTGACACATGTGAGCGAAATGGAAAAGAAGTGTGAAACTCTATCGAGGATTACTACGATTCTAAAAGACGTCATTCAGAACAAG GATCGTATCATTGCTCGTCTCCAACAACCATATTCGCTCGATTGTATTCCAGTGGAAGCAGAGTATCAG AAACAATTCTCTGAATTACTGATGAAGGCTGCTAGTGATTATGGAGCATTAACAGCTTCAGTTGCCGATTTCCAGTGGAGCCAGACATTTAAGGAGCCTCCTTCAGTATGGGGG GAAATGCTTCGTCCAATTCCTGTTGCCTTAGCATCATGCACCAGGTTTTTCGAAGCAATGTCTGCTATGAGGGAGTCGTTTGCAACACTTCAACATCTCAGAGTAGGTCATTCTGATACCTCTTCTCCTATCACACCGGCCAAGGATTCCAGAAGAGTACCAGGGGTTTCCGATTGTGTAACTCCACCTCCCTGGAAAACCGAACCAAGCTTTGATGACTTGGCTATCAAAAGCTCAAGAAGGACGGATATCAAGCATCATGAAGCAGAAGATGAAAGTGAGCTGGACGGCTCTAGCCACAGGAGATTGTCCTGGCCTCCTTCAGTTAAAAAGGCTGCTACTTGA